Proteins co-encoded in one Streptosporangiales bacterium genomic window:
- a CDS encoding thioredoxin domain-containing protein produces the protein MSSKKAKRTRARERVRLEQERQAQEREQQQRKSRRTRIIALTAAGLAVVLIAVILGVAAQQRRSADEGPAPRGAVAGGLAIPVGQPDAPVTLTVFEDFRCPACKGFEDRYGATIGDLVDSGDLRVEYRIATIIDSLGSSGSKVAGNAAACAQDAGRFREYHDRLFDHQPEEKVDGFTEERVIELAEPVAGLDTARFRACVEDERYRPWLKRVQTDFDDRYDRLVTPTVLLDGTMAFGGTPDEPVDTLKNPANLKRTVQEKAGA, from the coding sequence GTGAGCTCGAAGAAGGCCAAGCGCACCCGCGCACGTGAGCGCGTCCGGCTCGAGCAGGAGCGCCAGGCACAGGAGCGGGAGCAGCAGCAGCGCAAGAGCAGGCGCACCCGGATCATCGCGCTGACGGCGGCAGGCCTCGCGGTCGTGCTCATCGCGGTGATCCTCGGCGTCGCGGCGCAGCAGCGCAGGAGCGCGGACGAGGGACCCGCGCCGCGTGGCGCCGTCGCCGGCGGCCTCGCGATCCCCGTCGGGCAGCCGGACGCCCCCGTCACGCTCACCGTGTTCGAGGACTTCCGCTGTCCCGCCTGCAAGGGCTTCGAGGACCGCTACGGCGCGACGATCGGCGACCTGGTCGACAGCGGTGACCTGCGGGTCGAGTACCGCATCGCGACCATCATCGACTCCCTCGGCAGCAGCGGCTCGAAGGTCGCCGGCAACGCGGCCGCCTGCGCGCAGGACGCGGGGAGGTTCCGCGAGTACCACGACCGGCTCTTCGACCACCAGCCGGAAGAGAAGGTCGACGGCTTCACCGAGGAGCGCGTCATCGAGCTCGCCGAGCCCGTCGCGGGCCTCGACACCGCGCGGTTCCGCGCCTGCGTCGAGGACGAGCGCTACCGCCCCTGGCTGAAGCGCGTGCAGACCGACTTCGACGACAGGTACGACCGCCTCGTCACGCCGACGGTCCTGCTGGACGGCACGATGGCCTTCGGCGGCACCCCCGACGAGCCGGTCGACACCCTGAAGAACCCGGCGAACCTGAAGCGGACGGTGCAGGAGAAGGCCGGCGCCTGA
- the trpB gene encoding tryptophan synthase subunit beta, whose product MSVTTEHDELFGHFGTYGGRFVPEALIAALDQLDREFHTAWAEPGFRAEFDRMLRDYANCPSPLYEATRFSREVGARVLLKREDLNHTGAHKIRNVLGQALVTKRMGKPRVIAETGAGQHGVASATVCAYLDLECVVYMGEEDTRRQAMNVSRMHLLGAEVIPVTTGSRTLKDAINEALRDWVTNVDSTHYLLGTAAGPHPFPVMVREFVSGIGVEARAQCLELTGRLPDAVCACVGGGSNAIGTFRAFVPDDGVRLYGFEAGGDGVATGRHAASITGGAVGVLHGARTYLLQDDDGQTVESHSISAGLDYPAVGPEHAYLHDTGRAAYEPVTDAEAMDAFALLCRTEGIIPAIESAHALAGARRIAKDLGPDDIVLVTLSGRGDKDGDTADDWFADLSGKSDA is encoded by the coding sequence GTGAGCGTGACGACTGAGCACGACGAGCTGTTCGGACACTTCGGCACCTACGGGGGACGCTTCGTCCCCGAGGCGCTGATCGCCGCGCTCGACCAGCTCGACCGCGAGTTCCACACCGCCTGGGCGGAGCCCGGGTTCCGCGCCGAGTTCGACCGGATGCTCAGGGACTACGCGAACTGCCCGAGCCCGCTGTACGAGGCCACCAGGTTCTCCCGCGAGGTCGGTGCGCGCGTGCTGCTCAAGCGCGAGGACCTCAACCACACCGGCGCGCACAAGATCCGCAACGTCCTCGGCCAGGCGCTCGTCACCAAGCGGATGGGCAAGCCGCGGGTCATCGCCGAGACCGGTGCGGGTCAACACGGTGTGGCGAGCGCGACGGTGTGCGCGTACCTCGACCTCGAGTGCGTGGTCTACATGGGCGAGGAGGACACCCGCCGGCAGGCCATGAACGTCTCGCGGATGCACCTGCTCGGCGCCGAGGTCATCCCCGTCACCACCGGCTCGCGCACCCTGAAGGACGCGATCAACGAGGCGTTGCGCGACTGGGTGACCAACGTCGACTCGACCCACTACCTGCTAGGCACGGCGGCGGGACCACACCCGTTCCCCGTGATGGTGCGCGAGTTCGTCAGCGGCATCGGCGTCGAGGCGCGGGCGCAGTGCCTGGAGCTGACGGGCCGGCTGCCCGACGCGGTGTGCGCGTGCGTGGGCGGCGGCTCCAACGCCATCGGCACGTTCCGCGCGTTCGTGCCCGACGACGGCGTGCGCCTCTACGGGTTCGAGGCGGGTGGCGACGGCGTGGCGACCGGACGCCACGCGGCGAGCATCACCGGCGGTGCCGTCGGCGTGCTGCACGGCGCCCGCACGTACCTGCTGCAGGACGACGACGGCCAGACGGTCGAGAGCCACTCGATCTCGGCGGGTCTCGACTACCCGGCGGTCGGGCCGGAGCACGCCTACCTGCACGACACCGGGCGCGCGGCGTACGAGCCGGTCACCGACGCCGAGGCGATGGACGCCTTCGCGCTGCTGTGCCGCACCGAGGGCATCATCCCGGCGATCGAGTCGGCGCACGCCCTGGCCGGCGCGCGCCGCATCGCGAAGGACCTCGGGCCGGACGACATCGTCCTGGTGACCCTGTCAGGGCGGGGTGACAAGGACGGCGACACGGCGGACGACTGGTTCGCCGACCTGAGCGGGAAGAGTGACGCATGA
- the trpC gene encoding indole-3-glycerol phosphate synthase TrpC — protein MSVLEDILVGVREDLARRQADTPLERLKQRAAERPAPLDGFAALAGPDVSVITEVKRSSPSRGDLAPITDPAALATAYAEGGAHAISVLTEERWFTGSLDDLVAIRQAVDVPLLRKDFVVSSYQLWEARACGADLVLLIVAALEQEALVSLVERAQSIGLTPLVEVHDEEEVPRALAAGARIIGVNARDLRTMQVDRDRFAQLAEIMPSYVIKIAESGVRDTRDLLSYAQAGADAVLVGESLVTRADPRQAVAELVTAGAHPACRHGP, from the coding sequence GTGAGCGTGCTCGAGGACATCCTGGTCGGCGTACGAGAAGACCTCGCCCGTCGGCAGGCAGACACTCCGCTCGAACGCCTCAAGCAGCGTGCCGCCGAACGCCCCGCACCGCTGGACGGCTTCGCCGCGCTGGCCGGTCCCGACGTGTCCGTCATCACCGAGGTCAAGCGCAGCAGCCCGTCGCGCGGCGACCTCGCACCGATCACCGACCCGGCTGCGCTGGCCACCGCGTACGCCGAGGGCGGCGCGCACGCCATCAGCGTGCTCACCGAGGAGCGCTGGTTCACCGGCTCGCTCGACGACCTCGTGGCGATCCGGCAGGCCGTCGACGTTCCGTTGCTGCGCAAGGACTTCGTCGTCAGCTCGTACCAGCTGTGGGAGGCGCGCGCGTGCGGCGCCGACCTCGTGCTGCTCATCGTCGCGGCGCTGGAGCAGGAGGCGCTCGTCTCGCTCGTCGAACGCGCGCAGTCGATCGGGCTCACCCCGCTCGTCGAGGTGCACGACGAGGAGGAGGTGCCGCGGGCGCTGGCCGCCGGTGCGCGCATCATCGGCGTCAACGCGCGCGACCTGCGCACCATGCAGGTCGACCGCGACAGGTTCGCGCAGCTCGCCGAGATCATGCCGTCGTACGTCATCAAGATTGCGGAGTCCGGCGTGCGCGACACGCGCGACCTGCTGTCGTACGCGCAGGCCGGCGCCGACGCCGTGCTGGTGGGCGAGTCGCTGGTGACGCGCGCCGACCCGCGGCAGGCGGTCGCCGAGCTTGTCACCGCGGGAGCCCACCCCGCGTGCCGCCACGGCCCGTGA
- the hisI gene encoding phosphoribosyl-AMP cyclohydrolase has protein sequence MDSPARTSELDPAIAARLKRDQAGLVAAVVQQHDSGEVLMLGWMDDEALHRTLTTGRCTFWSRSRSEYWVKGATSGHAQYVRSVALDCDGDAVLVRVDQVGAACHTGDRTCFDALPLDAVVGERPEATIG, from the coding sequence ATGGACAGCCCAGCCCGTACCTCCGAGCTCGATCCGGCGATCGCCGCGCGCCTCAAGCGCGACCAGGCGGGACTCGTTGCGGCCGTCGTGCAGCAGCACGACTCTGGCGAGGTCCTCATGCTCGGCTGGATGGACGACGAGGCCCTGCATCGCACGCTGACCACGGGCCGGTGCACGTTCTGGAGCCGGAGCCGGTCGGAGTACTGGGTCAAGGGAGCGACGTCGGGACACGCGCAGTACGTGCGGTCCGTCGCGCTCGACTGCGACGGCGACGCCGTCCTCGTCCGGGTCGATCAGGTGGGCGCGGCGTGCCACACCGGCGACCGCACCTGCTTCGACGCCCTGCCGCTCGACGCGGTGGTCGGCGAGCGCCCGGAAGCGACGATCGGATGA
- a CDS encoding MFS transporter, which produces MVLRPGDPGGTGGTGGTGGSAETADRRSQVRRAVTASAVGTSIEWYDFFLYGTAAALIFPKLFFPESEPFIGVIESFATYAVGFAARPVGAAIFGHWGDRIGRKATLIVTLLLMGLSSAAIGLLPGTGTIGLAAPVLLVLLRILQGLAVGGEWGGSVLLAMEWGDQRKRGFMASWPQFGVPVGLLLGTGGMTAFSALLPPAAFESWGWRVPFLLSLVLVAIGLFIRLRILETPMFTKVVQSKQVERQPIPQVIRRYWREILLTAGLRYSEQMPFYIFTVFVLSYATEQGLARTFALGAVMVAAAISLFTVPFSGWLSDVVGRKRVYLTGSIIIGLYSFAYFAMLDTGVAAVAFIAIMLSLIPHDLQYGPQAALIAESFPTGLRYGGAGIGYQLSSVFAGGPAPLIAAFLVHTFGTAYAICVYVVFSVVVTVLCVRFLPDRSRADITDEATYERTGS; this is translated from the coding sequence ATGGTGCTGCGTCCAGGTGATCCCGGAGGAACCGGAGGAACCGGAGGAACCGGAGGCTCGGCGGAGACAGCAGATCGCAGATCGCAGGTCCGCCGGGCGGTGACCGCCAGCGCGGTCGGGACGTCGATCGAGTGGTACGACTTCTTCCTCTACGGCACCGCCGCCGCTCTCATCTTCCCCAAGCTGTTCTTTCCCGAGTCTGAACCCTTCATCGGCGTCATCGAGTCGTTCGCGACGTACGCCGTGGGGTTCGCCGCCCGGCCGGTCGGAGCGGCCATCTTCGGTCACTGGGGCGACAGGATCGGGCGCAAGGCGACCCTGATCGTGACGCTGCTCCTGATGGGCCTGTCGTCGGCGGCGATCGGCCTGCTGCCGGGAACGGGCACCATCGGCCTGGCCGCACCGGTCCTGCTCGTCCTCCTGCGCATCCTCCAGGGCCTCGCCGTGGGCGGCGAGTGGGGCGGCTCGGTGCTGCTCGCGATGGAGTGGGGCGACCAGCGCAAGCGCGGGTTCATGGCGAGCTGGCCGCAGTTCGGTGTCCCCGTCGGGCTGCTGCTGGGCACCGGCGGGATGACGGCGTTCAGCGCCCTGCTTCCCCCCGCGGCGTTCGAGTCGTGGGGTTGGCGGGTGCCGTTCCTGCTCAGCCTCGTCCTCGTCGCGATCGGCCTGTTCATCCGGCTGCGGATCCTCGAGACCCCCATGTTCACGAAGGTCGTGCAGTCGAAGCAGGTCGAGCGGCAGCCGATCCCGCAGGTCATCAGGCGCTACTGGCGCGAGATCCTCCTCACGGCAGGACTTCGCTACTCGGAGCAGATGCCGTTCTACATCTTCACCGTGTTCGTGCTGAGCTACGCGACCGAGCAGGGCCTCGCCAGGACGTTCGCGCTCGGGGCGGTGATGGTGGCGGCCGCGATCTCGCTGTTCACCGTCCCGTTCTCCGGCTGGCTGTCGGACGTGGTCGGGCGAAAACGCGTCTACCTGACCGGTTCCATCATCATCGGGTTGTACTCGTTCGCGTACTTCGCGATGCTCGACACCGGTGTGGCCGCGGTGGCCTTCATCGCGATCATGCTCTCGCTGATCCCGCACGACCTGCAGTACGGTCCGCAGGCCGCACTCATCGCCGAGAGCTTCCCGACCGGTCTGCGCTACGGCGGGGCGGGCATCGGCTACCAGCTCTCGTCGGTCTTCGCCGGCGGTCCGGCACCGCTCATCGCGGCCTTCCTGGTGCACACCTTCGGTACGGCCTATGCGATCTGCGTCTACGTCGTGTTCTCGGTCGTCGTCACGGTGCTCTGTGTGAGGTTCCTGCCCGACCGCTCGCGCGCCGACATCACCGACGAGGCGACGTACGAGCGGACCGGCAGCTGA
- a CDS encoding tryptophan synthase subunit alpha — MRVAAAFERARAERRRVLVGYLPAGYPSYDGCVAALASMVENGVDVVEVGLPYSDPVMDGPTIQQAAEQALRGGTRTRDVLRTVEAVASSGVPALCMTYWNPIARYGVDRFAADLASAGGAGLITPDLIPEEAADWVTASDTHDLDRVFLVAPSSTDDRIKSTVDACRGFVYAASLMGVTGARDTVDAQGAALVDRVRPVTDLPVGVGLGVSNGDQAASVAAYADAVIVGSAFVRRLLDASSEDDGARSVGELAADLADGVRRA, encoded by the coding sequence ATGAGGGTGGCGGCGGCGTTCGAGCGCGCGCGGGCGGAGCGACGCAGGGTGCTCGTCGGCTACCTGCCGGCCGGCTACCCCTCGTACGACGGCTGCGTCGCGGCGCTCGCCTCGATGGTCGAGAACGGCGTCGACGTCGTCGAGGTCGGCCTGCCGTACAGCGACCCGGTCATGGACGGCCCGACGATCCAGCAGGCTGCCGAGCAGGCGCTGCGCGGCGGCACCCGCACCCGTGACGTGCTGCGCACCGTCGAGGCCGTCGCCTCGTCCGGGGTTCCCGCGCTGTGCATGACGTACTGGAATCCGATCGCGCGCTACGGCGTCGACCGGTTCGCGGCCGACCTCGCGTCGGCCGGGGGAGCGGGCCTCATCACGCCCGACCTCATCCCCGAGGAGGCGGCCGACTGGGTCACCGCGTCCGACACCCACGACCTCGACCGCGTGTTCCTCGTCGCGCCGAGCTCGACCGACGACCGGATCAAGTCCACGGTCGACGCCTGCCGCGGGTTCGTGTACGCCGCCTCGCTCATGGGCGTCACCGGCGCGCGCGACACGGTCGACGCGCAGGGTGCGGCGCTCGTCGACCGGGTGCGCCCGGTCACCGACCTGCCCGTCGGCGTCGGTCTCGGCGTCTCGAACGGCGACCAGGCCGCCTCGGTCGCCGCGTACGCCGACGCCGTGATCGTCGGCTCGGCGTTCGTCCGCCGGTTGCTCGACGCGTCGAGCGAGGACGACGGCGCCAGGTCCGTGGGCGAGCTCGCCGCCGACCTCGCCGACGGCGTCCGCCGCGCATAA
- a CDS encoding anthranilate synthase component I has protein sequence MTVAGTSPSRASRSGVVVPDRATFTAMRQPVVPVTRRLLADGETPVGLYRALAGGGRGTFLLESAETGRSWSRYSFVGVRSRATLTTREGRAVWLGDPPPGVPREGDVLQVLRETVEVLRGPRDPGLPPLTGGMVGYVAYDAVRHLERLPDDTVDDLRLPDVTMLLATDLAVLDHHDGTVLLIANAFPGDDPDAAYDDAVARLDDMTAALRRPADASAVTMDPDAVPRPSCNTPDGGYQDAVERAKEYIRAGDAFQIVPSQRFELRTSAQPLDVYRVLRTTNPSPYMYLLDLGDHHVVGSSPEAHVKVTEGTAMLHPIAGTKPRGATPEDDAALEQELATDPKERAEHLMLVDLGRNDLGRIAASGTVEVRQFMEVERYSHVMHLVSTVVCDLAEGRSAFDVLAATLPAGTLSGAPKVRAMEIIDELESTRRGLYGGTVGYLDFAGDLDMAIAIRTALMRDGVAYVQAGGGIVADSVPDVEDAETRSKAAAVLSAVAVAETFRPA, from the coding sequence ATGACGGTCGCGGGCACGTCGCCGTCGCGGGCGTCGCGCAGCGGCGTGGTCGTGCCGGACCGCGCGACGTTCACGGCGATGCGGCAGCCCGTGGTCCCGGTGACCAGGCGCCTGCTCGCCGACGGTGAGACCCCCGTCGGTCTCTACCGCGCGCTCGCCGGCGGTGGCCGCGGCACGTTTCTCCTCGAGTCCGCGGAGACCGGCAGGTCGTGGTCGCGGTACTCGTTCGTCGGTGTGCGCAGTCGCGCGACGCTGACCACGCGCGAGGGTCGCGCCGTCTGGCTCGGCGACCCGCCGCCCGGTGTCCCCCGCGAGGGCGACGTCCTGCAGGTGCTGCGCGAGACGGTCGAGGTGCTGCGGGGCCCGCGTGACCCGGGACTGCCGCCGTTGACCGGCGGCATGGTCGGCTACGTCGCGTACGACGCGGTCAGGCATCTCGAGCGCCTGCCCGACGACACGGTCGACGACCTGCGGCTGCCCGACGTCACGATGCTGCTCGCCACCGACCTCGCAGTGCTCGACCACCACGACGGCACGGTGCTGCTCATCGCCAACGCGTTCCCCGGCGACGACCCCGACGCCGCGTACGACGACGCCGTCGCGCGCCTCGACGACATGACGGCGGCACTGCGGCGTCCCGCCGACGCGTCCGCCGTCACGATGGACCCCGACGCGGTCCCGCGGCCCAGCTGCAACACCCCGGACGGCGGCTACCAGGACGCCGTCGAGCGCGCGAAGGAGTACATCAGGGCCGGCGACGCCTTCCAGATCGTGCCGAGCCAGCGGTTCGAGCTGCGCACGTCGGCGCAGCCGCTCGACGTCTACCGGGTGCTGCGCACCACCAACCCGAGCCCGTACATGTACCTCCTCGACCTCGGCGACCACCATGTCGTCGGCTCGAGCCCCGAGGCGCACGTGAAGGTCACCGAGGGCACGGCGATGCTGCACCCCATCGCGGGCACCAAGCCGCGCGGCGCCACGCCCGAGGACGACGCCGCGCTCGAGCAGGAGCTGGCGACCGACCCCAAGGAGCGCGCCGAGCACCTGATGCTCGTCGACCTCGGACGCAACGACCTGGGGCGCATCGCGGCGTCGGGCACCGTCGAGGTGCGGCAGTTCATGGAGGTCGAGCGGTACAGCCACGTGATGCACCTGGTGTCGACGGTCGTGTGCGATCTCGCAGAGGGCCGGTCGGCGTTCGACGTGCTCGCGGCGACGCTCCCGGCGGGCACCCTGTCGGGCGCGCCGAAGGTGCGGGCGATGGAGATCATCGACGAGCTCGAGAGCACCAGGCGGGGGCTGTACGGCGGCACGGTCGGCTACCTCGACTTCGCCGGTGACCTCGACATGGCGATCGCGATCCGCACCGCACTGATGCGCGACGGCGTCGCCTACGTCCAGGCGGGCGGCGGCATCGTCGCCGACTCGGTGCCCGACGTCGAGGACGCCGAGACCCGCAGCAAGGCCGCGGCCGTGCTGTCGGCGGTGGCCGTCGCGGAGACGTTCCGGCCGGCATGA
- a CDS encoding DoxX family membrane protein, which yields MHPWVTLLLRLVLAGVLGYAGLLKVGDPLASTRAVRAYQLLPESVVKPVGYGLPFLEVALAVLLVVGLAVRVSGLLSGLLMLAFIIAIISVWVRGISIDCGCFGGGGEVDASQTKYPQEILRDAGLVLASAWLAVFPSGRFALDGRILGEPIGSGR from the coding sequence GTGCACCCGTGGGTGACACTCCTCCTGCGCCTCGTGCTGGCGGGCGTGCTCGGCTACGCAGGGCTGCTGAAGGTCGGCGACCCACTCGCCTCGACCAGGGCCGTCCGCGCCTACCAGTTGCTGCCCGAGAGCGTGGTGAAGCCGGTCGGGTACGGCCTGCCGTTCCTCGAGGTCGCCCTCGCCGTCCTGCTGGTGGTCGGCCTCGCGGTCCGGGTCTCCGGCCTCCTCAGCGGCCTGCTCATGCTGGCGTTCATCATCGCCATCATCTCGGTGTGGGTCCGTGGTATCTCGATCGACTGCGGCTGCTTCGGCGGCGGCGGCGAGGTCGACGCGTCGCAGACGAAATACCCGCAGGAGATCCTGCGCGATGCCGGACTCGTGCTCGCGTCCGCCTGGCTCGCGGTCTTCCCGTCCGGACGCTTCGCCCTCGACGGCAGGATCCTCGGCGAGCCGATCGGCTCGGGCCGGTGA
- a CDS encoding thioredoxin domain-containing protein, which yields MASRKEQKAAARERLRQEMEKRKRRSRRNRIIGVTAGVLVLVLGAVTIGIVVQNQREQDARADRAVPAGVIDDVAIPVGEKDAPVTLKVYEDFRCPACKQFEEAYNTTITKLVEQGKLRVEYHVATIIDANVPNTSGSKVAGNAAACAQDAGKFRQFHDVLFKNQPPEDQDLFTNDQMMTLAKDVDGLADDSNFERCVQDQQYVNWLKKVQSEFDTRFQGRVATPSLVLDDEVMMGGQQQGIAPPMASPEAFEKTVNDRASGGNGKKPSSDATPSGEGEEGSGSPSGAATSSGKS from the coding sequence ATGGCCTCGCGCAAGGAACAGAAGGCCGCGGCGCGCGAGCGGCTTCGCCAGGAGATGGAGAAGCGCAAGAGGCGCTCCCGCCGGAACCGCATCATCGGGGTGACCGCCGGCGTCCTCGTCCTGGTGCTCGGGGCCGTCACCATCGGCATCGTCGTCCAGAACCAGCGCGAGCAGGACGCCCGCGCCGACCGCGCCGTGCCCGCGGGCGTCATCGACGACGTCGCGATCCCGGTCGGCGAGAAGGACGCGCCCGTGACCCTCAAGGTCTACGAGGACTTCCGGTGCCCGGCCTGCAAGCAGTTCGAGGAGGCGTACAACACCACGATCACCAAGCTCGTCGAGCAGGGCAAGCTCAGGGTCGAGTACCACGTCGCGACCATCATCGACGCCAACGTCCCGAACACGAGCGGGTCCAAGGTCGCCGGCAACGCCGCGGCGTGCGCGCAGGACGCCGGCAAGTTCCGCCAGTTCCACGACGTCCTGTTCAAGAACCAGCCGCCCGAGGACCAGGACCTGTTCACCAACGACCAGATGATGACGCTGGCCAAGGACGTCGACGGTCTCGCCGACGACTCGAACTTCGAGCGCTGCGTGCAGGACCAGCAGTACGTCAACTGGCTCAAGAAGGTGCAGTCGGAGTTCGACACCAGGTTCCAGGGCCGCGTCGCCACCCCGTCGCTCGTGCTCGACGACGAGGTCATGATGGGCGGCCAGCAGCAGGGCATCGCCCCGCCGATGGCCAGCCCCGAGGCGTTCGAGAAGACCGTCAACGACCGGGCGTCCGGTGGTAACGGCAAGAAGCCGTCCTCGGACGCGACACCGTCCGGCGAGGGTGAGGAAGGCTCCGGGTCGCCGAGCGGCGCGGCCACGTCGTCCGGAAAGTCGTGA
- the mgrA gene encoding L-glyceraldehyde 3-phosphate reductase — translation MSRARGGPLSGYVAAADRYDGAMRYRRVGRSGLDLPVLSLGYWHNFGDDRPFETQRAIARRAFDLGITHHDLANNYGPPYGAAEINFGRLMREDLAPYRDELVISTKAGWDMWPGPYGQGGGSRKYVLASLDQSLRRMGLDYVDIFYSHRLDATTPLEETMGALDTAVRQGKALYAGISSHDAERTRQAAEILRDLGTPLLIHQPSYSMLNRWIETEGLLDTVAELGVGIIGFTALAQGLLTGRYLDGVPEGSRATQDKSFDTSWLSEEMLGRLRALNEIAGARGQSLAQLALVWALRDERVTSLVIGASSVRQLDENVAALGNLELSADELARIDEHATDGGVDLWERARAGAW, via the coding sequence ATGTCCCGCGCCAGAGGAGGACCCTTGTCCGGATACGTCGCCGCCGCCGACCGCTACGACGGCGCCATGCGATACCGGCGGGTGGGCCGGTCGGGACTCGACCTGCCCGTGCTGTCGCTGGGCTACTGGCACAACTTCGGCGACGACCGGCCGTTCGAGACCCAGCGCGCCATCGCGCGCCGTGCCTTCGACCTCGGCATCACCCACCACGACCTCGCCAACAACTACGGCCCGCCGTACGGCGCCGCGGAGATCAACTTCGGCCGGCTGATGCGGGAGGACCTCGCCCCGTACCGCGACGAGCTGGTGATCTCGACCAAGGCCGGGTGGGACATGTGGCCGGGTCCCTACGGGCAGGGCGGCGGCTCGCGGAAGTACGTGCTCGCGTCCCTCGACCAGTCGCTGCGGCGGATGGGCCTGGACTACGTCGACATCTTCTACTCGCACCGGCTCGACGCGACGACGCCGCTCGAGGAGACGATGGGTGCGCTCGACACCGCCGTGCGGCAGGGCAAGGCGCTCTACGCCGGGATCTCCTCCCACGACGCCGAGCGCACCCGCCAGGCGGCGGAGATCCTGCGTGACCTCGGCACGCCGCTGCTGATCCACCAGCCGTCCTACTCCATGCTCAACCGGTGGATCGAGACCGAAGGGCTCCTCGACACCGTCGCCGAGCTCGGCGTCGGCATCATCGGGTTCACGGCACTCGCCCAGGGCCTGCTCACCGGTCGCTACCTCGACGGTGTCCCCGAGGGCTCACGTGCCACCCAGGACAAGTCGTTCGACACGTCCTGGCTCTCCGAGGAGATGCTCGGACGGCTGCGCGCCCTGAACGAGATCGCCGGCGCGCGCGGGCAGAGCCTCGCCCAGCTTGCGCTGGTGTGGGCGTTGCGCGACGAGCGCGTCACGTCGCTGGTGATCGGGGCCTCCTCGGTCCGCCAGCTCGACGAGAACGTCGCGGCCCTGGGCAACCTGGAGCTGTCGGCCGACGAGCTGGCCAGGATCGACGAGCACGCGACCGACGGCGGCGTCGACCTGTGGGAGCGTGCGCGCGCCGGCGCCTGGTAG
- a CDS encoding MFS transporter: MRPSRVETGGAGRREMAVVLGVAVLAAAVLVLAAGRTWSVVVWAPPGLPRTDQALVGRVLAPGAFAFGLAGLAGAVGVLATRGWARRVVGAVVALCGLGAVMSSALATGAAAATRELPAASARSADIAVQVTAWPWIALAAGAVLTLAGAVTVVRCARWPGMGARYDAPKQREAEPDMWRALDRGDDPTV; encoded by the coding sequence ATGAGGCCGTCGCGGGTGGAGACCGGTGGCGCCGGCCGCCGCGAGATGGCCGTCGTGCTCGGCGTCGCAGTCCTTGCCGCCGCCGTGCTCGTGCTCGCGGCCGGGCGCACCTGGTCCGTCGTGGTGTGGGCACCCCCCGGCCTGCCGCGCACCGACCAGGCGTTGGTGGGTCGCGTGCTCGCGCCCGGGGCGTTCGCGTTCGGTCTTGCCGGGCTCGCGGGCGCCGTCGGCGTGCTGGCGACACGCGGCTGGGCACGCCGGGTGGTGGGCGCGGTCGTCGCCCTCTGCGGGCTGGGTGCCGTGATGTCCTCGGCCCTGGCGACCGGTGCCGCGGCCGCCACGCGCGAGCTCCCCGCGGCCTCGGCACGGTCCGCGGACATCGCCGTGCAGGTGACGGCATGGCCGTGGATCGCGCTCGCCGCGGGCGCCGTGCTCACGCTCGCCGGCGCGGTCACCGTGGTGCGCTGCGCGCGGTGGCCCGGCATGGGCGCGCGCTACGACGCGCCGAAGCAGCGCGAGGCTGAGCCGGACATGTGGCGCGCCCTCGACCGCGGCGACGACCCCACGGTGTGA